One genomic window of Cottoperca gobio chromosome 10, fCotGob3.1, whole genome shotgun sequence includes the following:
- the klhl4 gene encoding kelch-like protein 4 isoform X2, whose protein sequence is MNTNSSDEFFQATNHAEQTFRKMETYLQHKQLCDVLLIAGDHKIPAHRLVLSAVSDYFAAMFTSDVREAKQEEIKMEGVDPEALRSLVHFAYTGVLELKEETIESLLAAACLLQLSQVIQVCCNFLMKQLHPSNCLGIRSFADAQGCMDLLNVAHNYTTEHFLEVIQNQEFLLLPTAEIVKLLSSDDINVPDEETIFQALMMWVRYDVQHRQQDLGVLLAFIRLPLLPPQLLADLENNKMFSDDLECQKLLMEAMKYHLLPERRPMFQSPRTKPRKSTVGALYAVGGMDSTKGSTTIEKYDLRTNTWVQVGVMNGRRLQFGVAVIDNKLYVVGGRDGLKTSNMVECYNPINKVWSTMPPMSTHRHGLGIAVLEGPMYAVGGHDGWSYLNTVERWDPQARQWNYVASMSTPRSTMGVTALNGKLFAVGGRDGSSCLRSMECFDPHTNKWSMCAPMAKRRGGVGVATYNNFLYAVGGHDAPASNHCSRLSDCVERYDPKTDTWTTVSSLSVPRDAVGVCLLGDRLYAVGGYDGQSYLNTVESYDAQNNEWTEEVPLNIGRAGACVVVVKLP, encoded by the exons ATGAACACCAACTCCTCCGATGAGTTTTTCCAGGCCACAAATCATGCAGAACAGACTTTCCGTAAGATGGAGACCTACCTCCAGCACAAGCAGCTGTGTGATGTCCTCTTGATAGCAGGGGATCATAAGATACCTGCACACAG ACTGGTCCTGAGTGCTGTGTCGGACTACTTTGCAGCTATGTTCACCAGCGACGTCAGAGAAGCTAAGCAGGAGGAGATCAAGATGGAGGGAGTCGATCCAGAAGCCCTCAGATCCCTGGTTCATTTCGCCTACACCG GCGTCCTTGAGCTGAAAGAGGAGACCATTGAGAGTTTATTGGCGGCAGCTTGCCTCCTCCAGCTTTCACAAGTCATCCAGGTTTGCTGTAACTTCCTGATGAAACAGCTTCATCCCTCCAATTGCCTGGGAATACGCTCCTTTGCAGACGCCCAGGGCTGCATGGACCTGCTCAATGTGGCTCATAACTACACCACG GAACACTTCCTGGAGGTCATTCAGAACCAGGAGTTCCTGCTGCTCCCCACGGCTGAGATTGTTAAACTGCTCTCAAGCGACGACATCAACGTCCCGGATGAGGAGACAATCTTCCAGGCTTTGATGATGTGGGTGCGGTACGACGTCCAGCATCGACAACAGGACCTCGGGGTGCTACTCGCTTTCATCCGCctgcctcttcttcctccacag CTCCTTGCAGATCTTGAAAACAACAAGATGTTCTCTGATGATCTGGAGTGCCAAAAGCTGCTAATGGAGGCCATGAAGTACCATCTTCTGCCTGAGAGACGTCCCATGTTTCAGAGCCCAAGAACCAAACCTAGGAAGTCCACTGTGGGTGCACTGTATGCTGTAGGAGGGATGGATTCTACCAAAG GCTCCACCACCATAGAGAAGTACGACCTGCGGACTAACACGTGGGTCCAGGTTGGAGTCATGAACGGACGCCGGCTGCAGTTTGGTGTCGCAGTGATAGACAACAAGCTCTATGTGgtaggagggagagatggactCAAGACGTCCAACATGGTGGAGTGCTACAATCCGATCAACAAAGTGTGGTCCACCATGCCACCcatgtcaacacacagacatggacTTG GTATTGCCGTGCTGGAGGGCCCCATGTATGCTGTGGGAGGCCACGACGGCTGGAGCTACCTCAACACAGTGGAACGCTGGGACCCGCAGGCCAGACAGTGGAACTATGTAGCCAGTATGTCGACACCACGGAGCACCATGGGAGTCACAGCACTCAATGGAAA ACTGTTTGCAGTAGGTGGTCGAGACGGCAGCTCATGTCTGAGGTCGATGGAGTGCTTCGATCCGCACACCAACAAGTGGAGCATGTGTGCTCCCATGGCCAAGAGGAGAGGTGGAGTGGGAGTAGCGACGTACAACAACTTCCTGTATGCTGTAGGCGGACACGACGCCCCCGCCTCCAACCACTGTTCCAGACTCTCCGACTGTGTTGAAAG GTATGACCCAAAGACGGACACATGGACCACTGTGTCTTCCCTCAGTGTTCCCCGGGACGCAGTGGGTGTCTGCCTGCTGGGAGACAGGCTTTATGCTGTGGGCGGATACGATGGCCAGTCATATTTGAACACTGTCGAGTCCTACGATGCACAGAACAATGAGTGGACTGAG GAGGTCCCTCTCAACATTGGCAGGGCAGGCGCCTGCGTGGTGGTGGTAAAATTGCCTTGA